From Xiphophorus hellerii strain 12219 chromosome 20, Xiphophorus_hellerii-4.1, whole genome shotgun sequence, the proteins below share one genomic window:
- the LOC116710208 gene encoding nuclear receptor subfamily 4 group A member 1-like, whose translation MPCVQAQYASLPYDNFFSSELLNPDLSAKLAMEISGQKDQLSSSSLPSINTLMGNGYIGEFDAYSCKVTTSPPASAASYNHAAAAESPSPQMQNQAFKLDDLQVYGCYPGSFSLSCLEETHSSCGSDYYGSPIYGTGSPPTPGFQTESAAVWDSPFSPFPPALPSSVEKATMAQQFSFFTFSNAQEQHSPLGQHQDLPSCQEDGFFRLSQHQHVSPLHCPPLSLDHGRLGSPSALEEAMMSQKTPSLGSSEGRCAVCGDNASCQHYGVRTCEGCKGFFKRTVQKNAKYVCLTNKDCPVDKRRRNRCQFCRFQKCLAVGMVKEVVRTDSLKGRRGRLPSKPKTTVEALSTTPSVNIIASLIRAHLDSDPGIEKLDYSKYQERSDSLKEKEDAGDIQQFYDLLTGALDVIRNWAQTIPGFMDFCAEDQELLLESAFVELFILRVAYRSKPEKNKLIFCNGLVLHRQQCANSFGGWIDSIMDFSQSLHRMNLDNSLFACLSAFVIITDRHGLKEPKRVEDFQSNLISCLREHMSGIGSEVTRTQPNYLSRLLGKLPELRTLCTQGRQRIFYLKLEDLVPPPPIVEKIFMDTLPF comes from the exons ATGCCCTGTGTACAAGCCCAGTATGCATCTCTGCCCTATGACAACTTCTTCAGCTCTGAGCTCTTAAATCCTGACCTCAGTGCCAAACTGGCGATGGAAATCTCTGGCCAAAAGGACCAGCTGTCATCATCCTCACTGCCTAGCATCAACACCTTGATGGGAAATGGTTACATTGGGGAGTTTGATGCTTACTCCTGCAAGGTTACCACTTCCCCTCCTGCCTCTGCAGCTTCTTACAACCATGCTGCTGCAGCCGAAAGCCCTAGCCCACAGATGCAGAACCAAGCCTTCAAGCTGGATGATCTTCAAGTGTATGGCTGCTACCCAGGATCCTTTTCTCTCAGCTGTCTTGAAGAAACACACTCATCATGTGGATCTGATTATTATGGAAGCCCCATCTACGGCACTGGTTCTCCTCCAACACCAGGCTTTCAGACTGAGTCTGCAGCTGTCTGGGATTCCCCTTTCAGCCCCTTCCCCCCAGCCCTCCCCTCCTCTGTTGAGAAGGCCACTATGGCGcagcagttttcattttttaccttCAGCAATGCACAGGAGCAGCACTCTCCTTTGGGTCAACATCAGGATCTACCATCTTGTCAAGAAGATGGCTTCTTTCGTCTCTCACAACATCAGCATGTCTCCCCACTTCACTGCCCCCCCCTGTCCCTGGACCATGGACGGCTGGGAAGCCCGAGTGCACTGGAGGAGGCTATGATGTCTCAGAAAACCCCCAGCCTTGGATCCAGTGAGGGTCGCTGTGCAGTTTGTGGCGACAACGCATCCTGCCAGCACTATGGAGTCCGAACCTGTGAGGGATGCAAAGGTTTCTTCAAG CGAACTGTGCAGAAAAATGCAAAGTATGTGTGCCTCACCAATAAAGACTGCCCGGTGGATAAGAGGAGGAGAAACCGATGCCAGTTCTGCCGTTTCCAGAAGTGTCTTGCTGTGGGAATGGTCAAAGAAG TTGTTCGCACAGACAGCCTCAAAGGTCGCAGAGGTCGCCTACCTTCTAAACCTAAGACCACGGTTGAGGCTTTGTCAACAACTCCCAGTGTGAACATCATCGCTTCTCTCATCAGGGCTCATTTGGACTCTGACCCGGGCATCGAAAAGCTCGACTACTCCAAG TACCAGGAGAGGTCAGACAGTCTGAAAGAAAAGGAGGACGCCGGTGACATCCAGCAGTTCTACGACCTGCTGACCGGTGCCTTGGATGTAATAAGAAACTGGGCTCAAACCATCCCGGGATTCATGGACTTCTGTGCAGAGGACCAGGAGCTTCTTCTTGAGTCTGCCTTTGTGGAGCTCTTCATTCTTCGTGTTGCATACAG GTCGAAGCCAGAGAAGAACAAGCTGATCTTCTGCAACGGCCTGGTCCTCCACCGGCAGCAGTGCGCCAACAGTTTTGGCGGCTGGATCGACTCCATCATGGATTTTTCACAGAGTCTTCACCGCATGAACTTAGACAACTCTCTGTTTGCCTGTCTTTCAGCATTTGTCATCATCACCG ATCGCCATGGCCTGAAGGAGCCCAAAAGAGTAGAGGACTTTCAGAGCAACCTCATCAGCTGTTTAAGGGAACACATGAGTGGAATTGGATCGGAAGTGACACGGACGCAACCCAACTACCTGTCCCGTCTGCTGGGCAAACTCCCAGAGCTGAGGACTCTGTGCACTCAGGGCCGGCAGCGCATCTTTTACTTGAAACTGGAAGACTTGGTTCCTCCTCCTCCGATTGTGGAGAAAATCTTTATGGATACACTtcccttttaa